Below is a window of Ralstonia nicotianae DNA.
CGGATCGGCCGGCGCCGATCCCTCGCTGATCATGCGGGCGCTGTTCTTTGCCGCGGTCTCGTGGGGCTCGCGGGCGGCGTTCCCGCTGTCGACGATCAATCTGGTGCTGTACCAGGGCAACCCGCAGCTGAATGCCCAGTTGCAGGCGCTCTTTGCCGACCTGAAGAACCGCTACCAGCATGTCGACACCATCCCGCCCAGCAACTATGTCAGCCAGGCCAAATCCATTGCCGACAGGGGCGGCTTCCCGTCTTACCTCACCTACCGCCAGGTTTGGGGCATCGCGCTGTACACCACGAATTACGCCTACACCGTCAACCCGGTGCTGCGCGCATCCAACATCACGAACGCGGACTATCAGGCATTGATGCCCGTCTTCGAATGGATCGATTCGGGCCTGGCAAACATACCGAGCTGGGCCGGACAAGCCAACCGCGGCCAAGGCTTCTACGCCGGCGCGTACCAGGAATACCAGGTCGGGAATATCCTTCTGCATCTGGCCTACATGAGCTATTCATCGGGTCAAGGCTTTCCCGGCGCCATGCGCATTCACACCACGAGTGGCACGGCAAAGCCGATCAGCGCGTATTCGGCATTCCCCAGCGAGCAGGAAGTCCTGTTCGGCCGCAGCATGCGGGACCGCGTCACGCAGGCGAACTGGAACGCCAGCCACAACGGCGGCGAGTTCTACACGCAGCAACTGGTCCCGCGCTGGGGTGCATTGTTCGATGAACAGCAGCCGGCACTCATCGCTTCCGAGGCATAACGACAGGAGATCATCATGGCGCTGCCAACCATCAGCCGCGAAGCGGTTGCCAAGGTCCTCGACCTGGCTCCGCACATCGACACCGTGACCGCCATGGCGGGACCGGTGGAGCCCCATCCGGACCTGCGCACCATTGTCGATACGCTCGACGAGACCGGGTTCATCGCCCCCTTCGACTGGCCCGCCGAATTCCGGGATCGCCTGGACGACCTCACCAACGACGATCTGCTGAGGGCGGCAGACCTCGAGACGCTGCGCAAGGTCCTCACCGCGCAGATCCGGCTCAACCGGTTCAGCGAAGGCTACCTGGACGAAGTGGTCAAGCAGGGCAAGTGGGCGACGATCATCGGCCGCCTGCGCTGGCTCTACGACAACAACCGCGTGTAACCGGGCAAACAAGGGAGACGACATCATGAACAAGCACGGAGGCGCACGCCGATTCCTGGCCGCGCTGGCACTGAGCCTGGCCTGCACGGTGTTTCCAACGCTGGCGCTCGCCCAGGCCGCGCCGCCGCTCGATCCGCCGGCCACCGGCGACACGCGGGCTCCGGGCTTCTTCGGCGCACTGTCCGACATCCATTTCAACCCGTTCTATGATCCCGCCCTCGTCGACAGGCTGGCCGCCGCGGAGCCGTCGGCGTGGGACGGCATTTTCAAGACGTCGTCCATCACCGAGCCGGCCGGCCCCGGCAACGACACCGACTACCCGCTGCTCAAGACGACGCTGGACGCCATCGCCCCCCAGGCGCGGAGGCTGGACTACGTGATCCTGCCCGGCGATTTCCTGACCCACGATTTCCGCGAGAACTACATGCTGTACGCGTCCGACAAGTCGGATGCCGCCTACCGCAGCTTCGTGCTCAAGACCATCCGCTACGTGGCGATGGGGCTGAAAGCGCGGTTTCCCGACGTGCCGGTCGTCGCCACGCTGGGCAACAATGATTCATTCTGCGGCGACTACCAGATCGAGCCATCCAGTGAATTCCTGTACGACCTCACGGCCACCATGGCGGAAGCGGCCGGCAGCCCGGCCGGTTTTTCCGCGTATCCCGAGCTGGGCGCCTATGTGATTCCGCACCCCCGGACGGCTCGCC
It encodes the following:
- a CDS encoding DUF6508 domain-containing protein; the encoded protein is MALPTISREAVAKVLDLAPHIDTVTAMAGPVEPHPDLRTIVDTLDETGFIAPFDWPAEFRDRLDDLTNDDLLRAADLETLRKVLTAQIRLNRFSEGYLDEVVKQGKWATIIGRLRWLYDNNRV
- a CDS encoding ADP-ribosyltransferase family protein translates to MAMTLLDSVAIDHPGAIARNFNLYVGDVADMTGHNVDVLAVSCLPGDYTPSPGSVLGALAARGVSVQAMSGNKAANYEPDLPCWISNPVSNPQPGIAFSRVLVYEPASPATNSVNLVSAIFTALSAFRGSAQTSVAMPLVSTGSAGADPSLIMRALFFAAVSWGSRAAFPLSTINLVLYQGNPQLNAQLQALFADLKNRYQHVDTIPPSNYVSQAKSIADRGGFPSYLTYRQVWGIALYTTNYAYTVNPVLRASNITNADYQALMPVFEWIDSGLANIPSWAGQANRGQGFYAGAYQEYQVGNILLHLAYMSYSSGQGFPGAMRIHTTSGTAKPISAYSAFPSEQEVLFGRSMRDRVTQANWNASHNGGEFYTQQLVPRWGALFDEQQPALIASEA